The genomic DNA TTTTCCCATATATATTTTTTACCTTGGCTCGATAAACGGAGCGACTTTGGAGGGGGAAGTCACCGATTAAATGTGCTAAGAGAAAACGAAGGAAGATAAACACCCGTTAGGCCTCTTCTTCAAATTTGTTAAATTCGATATGTCGCGGGCTTGATAAATAGTTTTTCCCGAAGACATCTCCCATCATGGGTTGAAGGCTTTGTGGAATGCCGTCCCCCTGTAACTCCATGGATACGATGATCGAGCCATCCGAGAAATATTGAATGTCTTTGACCTGGGCTCCCTTGACGACACCCTGGACGGTGGTACGAACGGTATCATTTTTGACAGCAAAATCCTCAAGAGTTGTATGGGAACTGATAACAGTTTCAAAAATAATTTCTGCAAGGTTACGGTCCCCTTCAACTTGAGCGGCTCGTAATGTGGTCACCCGAGCCAGGGCGCCAAATTTATTTGAATATTCGGCAAGGCTTATTGGAAGAATGCTTTGGGTTATTCCATAGAGTGGGAATCCTAAGGCTTGGCTGAAGGCATCCAGTTTAAGTTTAGAAATGATTTGGAAAGATTCATTAGAACCTTGTGGAGAAGTTTGTGTTTGATCTGCGTGGGAGATGAGCTCATAAACCTTTTGAGTGAGCGCTGAATCTTGATTCATTCGATCGTCAAGTGTGGTTTTAGAATCGATGTGAAGTTGACCGACGATTTTTGAGAGTTGATGGAGAGATCGCGTTTGGGCTTCTTCCAAAGAAGAACCTTCACCTCGGCTTAAAATTTCTGTTTTTTCTTCGGCCTCTTTAATGAATGATTTCCCTAAAATGGCTTCGGAAAGAGCACCTCGCCCTTCTGCTCTTATAAGCGTGCTGGACCAGGGCGAGGCATTAACCTCTTCAAATTTTTGAATTTTGACTGATTTCCCAGGTTCATTTACACTTTGTACAAGAACTTCGTGGTCGAGAACTGAGACCCGAGTCCTTTGACTTTCAGGATCCACTTCAACCGTATAGGCCGTTCCTGTAGCACCTGCGATTGCAACGGGACTTGAAATATCAAATTTGCTATCGGGAGGGAGTTTGTTGAGTTTTGCAGTCAAGGTTCCACGCATTAAATCAAGCCGATATTCGATGACCACTTTTCCTTCGGGCGAATGAGATTCACTTTTAATTTTAGCAATTTTTACTTCTGTATTTTGTTTAACTCTGAACATATTATTCGGATCAAGCTCGACAACACAATAGGAGTGAGGTCCTGTCATCAGGGTATCGGAGGGAGAAATGATTGTTTCAAGAGTGGCAGGAGTTTCTTTGTCTTGTTGAATGATTTTAACGGACCCCTGAAGAGCTTTTATTTTCCCTTGCGACTGGCCTTCAGCTCGCATACAAAGCATGAGACTAAAAATCGGAAAAGCAAATAAAAATTTCGATATCATTTTACTTTAAGTGTTTTTAAGTTGAAAGGTGTAACCGATTGTTAGTTTTCTAAGTTATTATAGAGAGGAAGGAAACCCTTGGCAATGTCAAACATCCTCACCCAAAAATGGGTCAAAATTTTTTTAATCACTCTTTTCTCGTTTCTCATTTTTTCTTTTGCTTCGCATGGACGTCTTTTAAGACAGATTGAGTTAAAGGGGCTCGATGTTAAATTTGCGATCAGGGGCTTTCGATCAGCGGATTCAAGAGTTTTTTTAATTGGAATTGATGATCCATCGCTTCAAGCTCTAGGCCGCTGGCCATGGCCCCGTTCTCAGCATGCGGCTTTGCTTCAGACCCTATCTGAAACTCCTCCCTCTGCCTTGGGTTTTGATATTCTTTTCACCCACAAAGATGAATCGAATCCTGAGGCAGATCA from Chlamydiota bacterium includes the following:
- a CDS encoding LPP20 family lipoprotein encodes the protein MISKFLFAFPIFSLMLCMRAEGQSQGKIKALQGSVKIIQQDKETPATLETIISPSDTLMTGPHSYCVVELDPNNMFRVKQNTEVKIAKIKSESHSPEGKVVIEYRLDLMRGTLTAKLNKLPPDSKFDISSPVAIAGATGTAYTVEVDPESQRTRVSVLDHEVLVQSVNEPGKSVKIQKFEEVNASPWSSTLIRAEGRGALSEAILGKSFIKEAEEKTEILSRGEGSSLEEAQTRSLHQLSKIVGQLHIDSKTTLDDRMNQDSALTQKVYELISHADQTQTSPQGSNESFQIISKLKLDAFSQALGFPLYGITQSILPISLAEYSNKFGALARVTTLRAAQVEGDRNLAEIIFETVISSHTTLEDFAVKNDTVRTTVQGVVKGAQVKDIQYFSDGSIIVSMELQGDGIPQSLQPMMGDVFGKNYLSSPRHIEFNKFEEEA